One region of Asterias rubens chromosome 5, eAstRub1.3, whole genome shotgun sequence genomic DNA includes:
- the LOC117290211 gene encoding fibroleukin-like, which translates to MQTFNAAEDRALQYCIYQSVNVSSRVRCVRNCHCDYPNCKSVNYDDIHHLCELNNATIAQFPDNLITHFGSVYYDGNTDTPLLSHAPPDTTVSSMPRYSSCQELLQAGQKVSGVFTIFPARFAGGLQVYCDMETDGGGWIVIQRRQDGSVDFYRNWADYGNGFGNLDGEFWLGNTNLRILTESGPMWQLRVDILDWKAAEVWAVYGDFRVTGEQFQLHVDLYNVESTAGDALMYTLGLNSRYLNNGMLFTTKDNDNDQRFEAGGDPCTELNCAIYGKGDVIEV; encoded by the exons ATGCAAACATTCAACGCTGCAGAAGATCGGGCACTTCAGTATTGTATATATCAGAGTGTCAACGTCAGTTCGCGTGTCCGCTGTGTTCGTAACTGTCATTGTGATTATCCTAACTGTAAATCAGTAAATTATGATGACATTCATCACCTTTGTGAGCTGAATAATGCCACCATTGCCCAGTTTCCTGATAACTTGATTACACACTTTGGTAGTGTGTACTACGATGGCAATACGGACACACCTCTCCTGTCCCATGCACCCCCTGATACAACCGTCTCCTCTATGCCTCGTTACAGCAGCTGCCAGGAGCTTCTTCAGGCGGGTCAGAAAGTGAGTGGTGTCTTTACAATATTTCCTGCCCGGTTTGCTGGTGGTTTGCAAGTGTACTGCGACATGGAGACTGATGGCGGAGGCTGGATCGTCATCCAGAGGCGTCAAGACGGCAGTGTTGACTTTTATCGCAACTGGGCCGACTACGGCAATGGTTTCGGCAACTTGGATGGGGAGTTCTGGCTTGGCAATACTAACTTACGCATCTTGACTGAGTCCGGCCCAATGTGGCAGCTGCGTGTTGATATATTGGATTGGAAGGCTGCAGAAGTTTGGGCTGTTTATGGAGATTTCAGGGTTACAGGAGAACAGTTTCAGCTCCATGTCGACTTGTACAATGTTGAGAGTACAGCAGGTGATGCCCTTATGTATACTCTAGGGTTGAACTCCCGATACTTGAACAATGGTATGCTCTTTACTACGAAAGACAACGACAATGACCAACGCTTTGAGGCAGGTGGGGATCCATGCACTGAGCTGAACTGTGCCATCTACGGAAAgggag ACGTGATAGAAGTGTGA